From a region of the Babylonia areolata isolate BAREFJ2019XMU chromosome 25, ASM4173473v1, whole genome shotgun sequence genome:
- the LOC143299547 gene encoding uncharacterized protein LOC143299547, protein MMPLHSHYMMYGYEFGSYHPGSNGGDFCFDPTRNNTRWCSHGCCGARDTQCCHANMALIVGVSVLTLLFICSVVAACCCCCLRRHLSAAKPDPVLDLQQPPPPYIPPPGEATGGIITDSCSEVHHHPHHHHHHHHSTPTTTDQSPPPPLPPPQYPNQSYPPGCYAPPAYSEPCRRDEGEPSRPEQSKENPAAQNSQRRTQPPRTVKGEPNTLNSPGDVETITWVVSCSPHEAPTSGVKVKGTNHSLRQVSRSRAHQPISNTVPSMQEAWG, encoded by the exons ATGATGCCGTTGCATAGCCACTACATGATGTACGGTTACGAGTTCGGCAGTTATCATCCAG GGAGCAATGGGGGGGACTTCTGCTTTGACCCGACACGGAACAACACACGATGGTGTTCACATGGCTGCTGTGGTGCCCGGGATACCCAGTGCTGTCATGccaa CATGGCGCTAATCGTGGGCGTGTCTGTGCTGACTCTGCTCTTCATCTGCTCCGTGGTGGctgcctgttgctgctgctgcctgcgTCGGCACCTCTCCGCCGCCAAGCCCGACCCGGTGCTGGACCTGCAGCAGCCTCCTCCCCCGTATATTCCTCCTCCCG GGGAGGCAACCGGAGGAATCATCACAGATAGTTGCAGCGaagtccaccaccaccctcaccaccaccaccaccatcaccacagcacccccaccaccacggaccagtccccacccccacccctacccccaccccagtaCCCCAATCAGAGTTATCCCCCTGGATGCTACGCTCCGCCGGCCTACAGCGAG CCGTGCAGAAGAGACGAAGGAGAACCCAGCCGCCCAGAACAGTCAAAGGAGAACCCAGCCGCCCAGAACAGTCAAAGGAGAACCCAGCCGCCCAGAACAGTCAAAGGAGAACCCAACACCCTGAATTCACCTGGAG ACGTGGAAACCATCACTTGGGTGGTGTCCTGCTCTCCACACGAAGCTCCCACGTCAGGTGTCAAGGTCAAGGGCACCAACCATTCACTTCGTCAGGTGTCAAGGTCAAGGGCACACCAACCAATCAGCAACACTGTGCCCAGCATGCAAGAGgcttgggggtag